Proteins found in one Magnolia sinica isolate HGM2019 chromosome 5, MsV1, whole genome shotgun sequence genomic segment:
- the LOC131245776 gene encoding pentatricopeptide repeat-containing protein At4g33170-like, translating to MQWAPQNFRLQEPSAKFKLNHHPRLSIKNASAMAAVNMLEGDLAPPSVVGPTSSPGPIHARAIKTGTTGLSIFNSLITLYSKNPSTLSYALRLFNEIPSPNVVSWTSIITAHASTPFSLSLFLSMLRHPILPNQRTLATLLKTCASLPSLSTGLQLHSLALKLSLSHLPFSGSALVHMYSKCSLPDDARKAFDGIPHRDEVCYAAAIVGLAQNCRSADAISIFASMRSAGVGSTMYSVSGALRAAAEAAALEQCRILHAHAAVAGLESNLVVGTALVDAYGKSGLVSDARQVFDGLLPGVNIVGWNSMMAAYAQQGDSGSAIELFNRMPSHGLVADELSLLAILTAFSNSGLVFEAKHWLDSMTNEYGVRPGLEHYTCVVGTMARAGQLKDAENLANTMPFEPDAAVWRTLLSACATHGAVHMGRLVGHKLLEHNPRDDSAYVMLSNINAAAGRWPEMAEVRTMMKYRGVKKEGGRSWIEVRGEVHIFLAGDRRHERTAEIYAKLVELMEEIAKLGYVEASEVVLHEVEAAEKREALWFHSEKLAVAFGVVSGAAPPGKALRVVKNLRICRDCHEAFKYMSRALERDIVVRDVNRYHKFEHGSCTCGDYW from the coding sequence atgcagtgggccccacagaactttagATTACAGGAACCATCTGCCAAATTCAAACTAAATCACCATCCCCGCCTCTCCATCAAGAATGCGTCTGCCATGGCCGCCGTTAACATGCTCGAGGGCGACCTAGCACCACCTtccgttgtggggcccaccagctcaCCGGGCCCCATCCACGCGCGGGCTATCAAAACAGGCACCACCGGTCTCTCCATCTTCAACAGCCTCATCACTCTCTACTCCAAAAACCCATCCACTCTCTCCTACGCCCTCCGCCTCTTCAATGAAATCCCATCGCCCAACGTCGTATCCTGGACGTCCATCATCACCGCCCATGCCAGCACtcctttctccctctccctcttcctttCCATGCTCCGCCACCCTATCCTCCCCAACCAGCGCACGTTAGCCACCCTCCTCAAAACCTGCGCTTCCCTCCCCTCTCTTTCCACTGGCCTCCAGCTCCACTCCCTCGCCCTCAagctctctctttcccatctccCCTTCTCCGGAAGCGCTCTTGTCCATATGTACTCGAAATGCAGCCTTCCGGACGATGCCCGCAAGGCGTTCGATGGAATTCCCCACAGAGACGAGGTCTGCTATGCTGCCGCCATTGTCGGCCTTGCGCAGAACTGCCGCTCGGCAGACGCGATCTCAATATTCGCAAGCATGAGATCGGCcggcgtggggtccaccatgtatAGCGTGTCCGGTGCGCTGCGGGCAGCAGCGGAGGCAGCTGCTCTTGAGCAGTGCCGGATCCTGCACGCGCATGCTGCCGTTGCGGGCCTCGAGTCGAACCTCGTTGTGGGGACTGCGTTGGTTGATGCGTACGGGAAGTCAGGCCTTGTTTCTGACGCGCGGCAGGTGTTTGATGGGTTGTTGCCGGGCGTGAACATCGTCGGGTGGAATTCAATGATGGCAGCATACGCCCAACAGGGCGACTCAGGCTCTGCAATTGAGCTTTTTAACAGGATGCCAAGCCATGGTCTAGTAGCCGACGAGCTCAGCCTTCTTGCAATCCTCACTGCATTTAGCAACTCGGGCTTGGTCTTTGAAGCCAAGCACTGGCTTGATTCAATGACCAATGAATATGGAGTGCGACCGGGGCTCGAGCATTACACTTGCGTGGTGGGCACCATGGCCCGGGCAGGCCAACTCAAGGATGCAGAGAACCTCGCAAACACAATGCCATTTGAGCCCGATGCTGCGGTATGGCGTACCCTGCTCTCCGCCTGTGCAAcccatggtgcggtccacatggGCAGGTTGGTGGGCCATAAGCTTCTTGAGCACAACCCACGAGACGATTCAGCCTATGTGATGCTCTCAAACATCAATGCGGCAGCTGGGAGATGGCCTGAGATGGCTGAAGTAAGGACGATGATGAAATACAGAGGGGTGAAAAAGGAAGGTGGGCGGAGCTGGATAGAAGTGCGTGGAGAAGTGCACATCTTCTTGGCAGGAGACCGGAGGCATGAAAGGACAGCCGAGATATACGCCAAGCTGGTGGAATTGATGGAGGAGATTGCAAAGCTGGGCTACGTGGAGGCATCGGAGGTGGTGCTGCACGAGGTTGAGGCAGCTGAGAAGAGGGAGGCGCTTTGGTTTCACAGCGAGAAGCTGGCGGTGGCATTTGGGGTGGTGAGCGGGGCCGCCCCACCAGGGAAAGCTCTGAGGGTTGTTAAGAATCTGAGGATATGTAGAGACTGTCATGAGGCTTTCAAGTATATGAGCAGGGCTTTGGAGAGGGATATTGTTGTGAGGGATGTGAATAGATACCACAAGTTTGAGCATGGGAGCTGCACTTGTGGGGATTACTGGTAA